Proteins found in one Vallitalea guaymasensis genomic segment:
- a CDS encoding S-layer homology domain-containing protein, with translation MKLGKRICTGFIIFCLIIVNVNFSYAQMSNTSLNTKANILTELNILKGNGESLDLDGELSRSQAAAFIVRLLCEEKEVLDNKDKYNDTNFSDVSKGEWFTPYISYCVKNNIIDGYSDNTFRPNDKLGEKAFLKLVLTALGYKYNEDFTWSNVFEFAYGVNLVKDISYTSGHKEDTNYTRGKVVDILYTSLQLKNTKTKTRMIQKFVDNMIITKEKALTYNLLDDKLETDITSVEATSEITIEVTFNEPVQNLTPENILLYETVNVKTLTINNITRKESTNTYVIQTSEPQNMDVEYTLLIDKVIDNNGNSSNSFNRTLLGFRADEVKSDYFKISKIEPVSKNIVYVYFTQPINDNALQTSFYTILQNDSKLVEGNNSNMLINKLSTCDNGISIYLKNYVFSTQEYFKLSIDGNMSSNYGVLLNDGEGDSVKFKSSVEDNATFEAEGCISINSRTIELKFNKEVNPVLAKQIYNYSITDENKRQIRVTNANVINDGNNSGRVVQLTIDENLMVNKQYNVLVNYLTDITRQFSIIEKQYSFICTNYGNKDIDIDAVISTDDNTLILYISDPVDQQSAQIVSNYQIQGITNRSFVAIPSGAYYNNMEDSSLIKIYLPKDKKLIKSHIYNFRILTSLKDSMGNYQSSIKNYRFTHNVSKSMDTYISEAKVIGENTIKLSFNREIAFNINNVLNTNYSLTYTENGLEYNKIPITANYIDPTTIILKFDVIDKEKEYNIRYKKLIDYGNNETINLNNKYSTKVIYGE, from the coding sequence ATGAAATTAGGTAAAAGAATATGTACAGGATTTATTATTTTTTGTTTAATAATAGTTAATGTTAATTTTAGTTATGCACAAATGAGTAATACCAGTTTAAATACTAAAGCAAATATTTTAACTGAATTAAATATTTTAAAAGGTAATGGTGAAAGTTTGGATCTTGATGGGGAGTTATCAAGAAGTCAAGCTGCAGCATTTATTGTAAGATTATTATGTGAAGAAAAAGAAGTTCTAGATAACAAAGACAAGTATAATGACACTAATTTTTCAGATGTATCTAAAGGGGAATGGTTTACTCCATATATTAGTTATTGTGTTAAAAATAATATTATAGATGGATACTCTGATAATACATTTAGACCAAATGATAAATTAGGTGAGAAAGCCTTTTTGAAATTAGTTTTAACAGCATTAGGATATAAATATAATGAAGATTTTACTTGGAGTAATGTTTTCGAATTTGCTTATGGGGTTAATCTTGTTAAAGACATAAGTTATACATCAGGTCATAAAGAAGATACTAATTATACAAGAGGCAAAGTAGTAGATATATTATATACTTCACTACAATTGAAAAATACTAAAACTAAAACAAGAATGATACAAAAGTTTGTAGATAATATGATTATTACTAAAGAAAAAGCTCTAACTTATAATTTATTAGATGATAAACTGGAAACAGATATTACCAGTGTTGAGGCTACTAGTGAGATAACTATAGAAGTCACTTTTAATGAACCTGTTCAGAATTTAACACCAGAAAATATTTTATTATACGAGACAGTTAATGTTAAGACGTTAACTATTAATAATATTACAAGAAAAGAATCAACAAATACATATGTTATTCAAACATCTGAACCACAGAATATGGATGTAGAATATACGTTACTTATTGATAAAGTAATTGATAATAATGGAAATTCTTCTAATTCTTTTAATAGGACATTATTGGGATTTAGAGCTGATGAGGTAAAATCAGATTATTTTAAAATAAGTAAAATTGAACCTGTTAGTAAAAATATCGTTTATGTGTATTTCACACAGCCTATAAACGATAATGCATTACAAACATCTTTTTACACTATTTTACAAAATGATTCAAAATTAGTAGAAGGTAATAATAGTAATATGTTAATTAATAAACTATCTACATGCGATAATGGTATATCAATATATTTAAAAAACTATGTATTTTCGACACAAGAGTATTTTAAACTATCCATTGATGGAAATATGTCGAGTAATTACGGTGTTTTATTAAATGATGGCGAGGGGGATTCTGTTAAATTTAAATCTTCTGTGGAAGATAATGCAACTTTTGAGGCAGAGGGATGTATATCAATAAATAGCCGTACAATAGAATTAAAATTTAATAAAGAAGTTAATCCAGTTCTAGCAAAACAAATATATAATTATAGTATCACAGATGAGAATAAACGACAGATAAGAGTAACAAATGCAAATGTTATAAATGATGGTAATAATTCTGGAAGAGTAGTTCAATTAACAATAGATGAAAATTTAATGGTAAACAAGCAATACAATGTTTTGGTTAATTATCTTACTGACATAACTAGACAGTTTTCAATTATTGAGAAACAATACTCTTTTATATGTACTAATTATGGTAATAAAGATATAGATATTGATGCAGTTATTTCTACAGATGATAATACTTTAATCTTATATATCAGTGATCCAGTAGATCAACAATCAGCACAAATTGTATCTAATTACCAAATACAGGGTATTACTAATAGATCGTTTGTGGCAATACCATCTGGTGCATATTATAATAATATGGAAGACTCAAGTTTAATTAAGATTTATTTACCAAAAGATAAAAAATTAATTAAATCTCATATATATAACTTTAGAATATTAACATCCTTAAAAGATTCGATGGGGAATTATCAATCATCAATAAAAAATTATAGATTTACTCATAATGTATCTAAGTCAATGGATACTTATATATCAGAAGCAAAAGTTATTGGAGAAAATACTATTAAGTTAAGTTTTAATAGAGAGATTGCTTTTAATATTAATAATGTATTAAACACTAATTACTCATTAACATATACCGAAAATGGATTAGAATATAATAAAATACCTATTACAGCGAATTATATTGATCCAACTACAATTATATTGAAGTTTGATGTAATTGATAAAGAAAAAGAATATAATATAAGATATAAAAAATTAATTGATTATGGTAATAATGAAACAATAAATCTTAATAATAAATATTCTACTAAAGTTATATATGGAGAATAA
- a CDS encoding S-layer homology domain-containing protein, whose amino-acid sequence MKKIITVLCIMVLCITINIPSYSLTTVQSKADLLNEIKVIKGNNSGYNLSGTLTRAEATTFIVRIIGKENLVLDNNKSYVNTGFLDVKPKDWYAPYVGYCVKQGIIDGFNDGTFRPMEAISERAFLKLTAEALGYKKDIDFTWNNLFNFAYKKGIVIDISYKTKTNDNTNYKREEVVNVLYNILDKKIKDEDRSVIKRLVDNKIISANIAEKYGFVMDTNPSIITEINVISSTQIEVIFNEEITEIKEENIIISKTTDNATRLNSNIKQLDKDKLILDTDKQENKISYNIMIKDIIDKEGNIKTVDKDFEGYNLVEFESEYFHLSKIVPISKNQIDIYFTQPINAVATIENYYAIKQNGKVIINGSPVNMEIALNPKDKKSISMRLKNHEFDLTKKYELVAKSSLSDRIGAPINNRNNETLEFFPLFKENKKLEFVSATAIDKQTIEIVFNKPLDRVSAEDITNYSVKSPEGHPQPIIKAKLLGEHGGNIVRIGVPLPMRGNTNYPINIKNVKDSLGQYSINDTDSYVYVMDVEHQELTADLVYPLNNREISVYFNQPVDATTAILPSNYLIAGVNDLGFNPIQPVAVYFNEKENNSMVKLMLPVGIKYQNGFKYRLTLNQNIKSATFIPNTSSKDIEFEGIGFDGSKPMINNAKMVTEDTIIVEYNTEIANVAPTTVASNYILRHKEGSNEISQTPSSVTVIDNKYVVLYFSKLNKSTVYTIEANTIQDFSNIGYSVSGEKTQVINYYE is encoded by the coding sequence TTGAAGAAAATAATAACAGTACTTTGTATAATGGTTTTATGTATTACTATTAATATACCAAGCTATTCACTTACAACAGTACAATCTAAAGCTGATTTACTAAATGAAATTAAGGTTATTAAAGGAAATAATTCAGGTTATAATCTTTCTGGAACCCTAACTAGGGCAGAAGCTACAACATTTATAGTAAGAATAATAGGTAAAGAGAATTTAGTATTAGATAATAATAAATCATACGTTAACACAGGCTTTTTAGATGTAAAACCAAAGGATTGGTATGCACCTTATGTAGGATATTGTGTTAAACAAGGAATAATTGATGGATTTAATGATGGAACATTTCGTCCAATGGAAGCAATAAGTGAAAGAGCATTTCTTAAACTCACTGCAGAGGCACTAGGGTATAAAAAGGATATTGATTTCACATGGAATAATCTATTTAATTTTGCATATAAAAAAGGTATTGTAATAGACATTTCATATAAAACTAAAACAAATGACAATACCAATTATAAACGAGAAGAAGTTGTCAATGTATTATACAATATATTAGATAAGAAAATAAAAGATGAAGATAGATCAGTGATAAAAAGATTAGTAGATAATAAAATAATTAGTGCAAATATAGCAGAGAAATATGGGTTTGTAATGGATACAAATCCTTCTATAATAACAGAAATAAATGTAATTTCTTCTACACAAATAGAGGTTATATTTAATGAAGAAATAACAGAAATAAAAGAAGAAAATATAATTATTTCAAAAACAACTGATAACGCAACTAGATTAAATTCTAACATAAAACAATTGGATAAAGATAAATTGATTCTTGATACAGATAAGCAAGAAAATAAGATATCATATAATATTATGATTAAAGATATAATTGATAAAGAAGGAAACATTAAAACAGTAGATAAAGATTTTGAAGGGTACAATTTAGTCGAATTTGAATCAGAGTATTTTCATTTAAGTAAGATTGTACCAATAAGTAAAAATCAGATAGACATATATTTTACACAACCTATTAATGCTGTTGCTACAATAGAAAATTATTATGCAATTAAACAAAATGGTAAAGTAATTATAAATGGAAGTCCTGTTAATATGGAAATAGCATTAAATCCAAAGGATAAAAAAAGTATATCTATGAGACTTAAAAATCATGAATTTGATTTAACTAAAAAATATGAACTCGTTGCAAAATCATCACTTTCTGATAGGATAGGAGCTCCCATCAATAATAGAAATAATGAAACACTAGAATTTTTTCCACTATTTAAAGAGAATAAAAAATTAGAATTTGTTTCAGCTACAGCTATAGATAAACAGACTATTGAAATTGTATTCAATAAACCATTAGATCGTGTTAGTGCAGAAGATATTACGAATTATTCTGTTAAAAGTCCAGAGGGGCATCCACAACCTATAATTAAAGCCAAATTATTAGGTGAACATGGAGGTAATATTGTTAGAATAGGAGTTCCTTTGCCTATGCGTGGAAATACAAATTATCCCATAAATATTAAAAACGTAAAAGATAGTTTAGGACAATATTCAATTAATGATACAGATTCATATGTTTATGTTATGGATGTGGAGCATCAAGAACTAACTGCAGATTTAGTATATCCACTTAATAATAGAGAAATTAGTGTATATTTTAATCAGCCAGTGGATGCTACAACTGCAATATTACCTTCTAATTATTTGATTGCTGGTGTAAATGACTTAGGATTTAATCCTATTCAACCTGTAGCTGTATATTTTAATGAAAAAGAAAATAATAGTATGGTAAAATTAATGTTACCAGTAGGTATTAAATATCAAAATGGATTTAAATATAGATTAACCCTTAATCAAAACATTAAAAGTGCTACATTTATTCCTAATACCAGTAGTAAAGATATAGAATTTGAAGGTATAGGATTTGATGGGTCGAAGCCAATGATAAATAACGCTAAAATGGTAACTGAGGACACGATTATTGTAGAATATAATACAGAAATAGCTAATGTAGCGCCTACAACAGTAGCTAGTAATTATATTTTAAGGCATAAAGAAGGTAGCAACGAAATTTCTCAAACACCTTCATCTGTTACTGTTATTGATAATAAATATGTTGTTTTATATTTTTCTAAGCTAAATAAATCCACTGTTTATACTATTGAAGCAAATACAATACAAGATTTTAGTAATATTGGTTATTCAGTATCTGGTGAAAAGACACAAGTAATAAATTACTACGAATAG